The following coding sequences are from one Shewanella eurypsychrophilus window:
- a CDS encoding YgjV family protein translates to MEASTIEIIGYFASVMVAISLMMKDIIWLRCLNFTGCSLFVVYGIYISAWPVAGMNAFVACINIYHLIKIYRTKSQQVAMA, encoded by the coding sequence ATGGAAGCTTCAACGATTGAAATCATTGGCTATTTTGCGTCAGTAATGGTTGCCATTTCATTAATGATGAAAGATATCATCTGGCTTAGATGTTTAAACTTTACCGGTTGCTCCCTGTTCGTTGTCTACGGGATCTATATATCGGCTTGGCCGGTAGCAGGTATGAATGCATTTGTTGCTTGTATCAACATCTATCACCTGATAAAAATCTATCGTACAAAATCACAACAAGTTGCAATGGCATAA
- a CDS encoding phosphatase PAP2 family protein, which produces MFETIAKLDRLAFQYCFVLSKQKKWQRLARRISKTGDGPLYFILSLGILASHVRGGELFNLVLAAFILELPLYLILKNSIRRTRPCYKGNICLESMPTNMLEGEALLAANSCHSSKQFEPSDKFSLPSGHTAAAFVMATSICTIYPQWLYLAYSWALAIGFSRIALGVHYPLDIFAGAALGSGSVIAVIFVCGY; this is translated from the coding sequence ATGTTTGAGACTATAGCAAAATTAGACAGGCTGGCATTTCAGTACTGTTTCGTATTAAGCAAACAAAAAAAGTGGCAACGGCTTGCTAGAAGGATTTCCAAAACTGGGGATGGTCCACTCTACTTTATCTTGTCGTTAGGCATACTCGCCAGCCATGTCAGAGGTGGTGAACTGTTTAACTTAGTGTTAGCAGCGTTTATTCTCGAACTACCCCTCTACCTAATATTGAAAAACTCCATCAGGCGGACACGTCCCTGTTATAAGGGAAATATTTGCTTAGAAAGTATGCCAACTAACATGCTCGAGGGAGAGGCATTACTTGCCGCTAATAGCTGTCATTCTTCTAAACAATTTGAACCATCTGATAAATTTAGTCTGCCATCAGGGCATACCGCAGCCGCCTTCGTTATGGCTACTTCCATTTGTACCATCTATCCACAATGGCTTTATCTTGCCTATTCCTGGGCGTTAGCTATTGGGTTTTCGCGTATTGCGTTAGGGGTACATTATCCATTAGATATATTTGCTGGTGCAGCACTGGGGTCAGGTTCTGTTATTGCAGTCATCTTCGTCTGTGGGTATTGA
- a CDS encoding MJ1255/VC2487 family glycosyltransferase: MRILYGVQGTGNGHLSRARVMAKSLRKYGVNVDFFFSGRSAADFFDMQCFGQYQVEGGLTFATRNGRVSMARTAWENSVPSLLKDIHSLDLSPYDLVLNDFEPVSAWAAKRQGITSIGVSHQAALKYDVPKVGSNWFNETLLSYFAPVDIALGCHWHHFGFPILPPFVEVNPVESINPHQILVYLPFEDPDKITQLLSPFKDYCFHVYHGAQPKIPYPNHIKWSGFSREGFKQKLSTCGGVIGSAGFELASEALALGKKLLVKPLHGQFEQLSNVAALELLGAAETMAFLDCESLRRWLKSAAPQAIHYPQVGDALVKWLLAGDWHSGDKLCRQLWNEVDLPQSWRKKNP; the protein is encoded by the coding sequence ATGCGAATTCTTTATGGTGTGCAAGGTACGGGAAATGGTCATTTAAGCCGGGCTCGAGTGATGGCTAAGTCTCTAAGAAAATACGGAGTGAACGTTGACTTCTTTTTTTCGGGACGCTCTGCTGCAGACTTTTTTGATATGCAATGTTTTGGACAATATCAGGTTGAGGGGGGGCTCACTTTTGCGACCCGTAATGGCCGGGTGAGTATGGCGAGAACCGCATGGGAAAATTCAGTACCTTCTCTTTTGAAGGATATTCACTCTTTAGATCTGAGCCCTTATGATCTGGTGCTGAATGATTTTGAACCCGTCTCAGCTTGGGCGGCGAAGCGTCAGGGGATCACCTCCATTGGTGTCAGCCATCAGGCAGCACTCAAATATGATGTGCCTAAAGTTGGATCTAATTGGTTTAATGAAACCTTACTGAGTTATTTTGCCCCAGTCGATATTGCTTTGGGCTGCCATTGGCATCATTTTGGCTTTCCCATTTTGCCGCCATTTGTCGAGGTTAATCCTGTTGAGTCGATCAACCCACATCAAATATTGGTGTACCTTCCGTTCGAAGACCCAGATAAAATCACTCAATTGCTATCGCCTTTTAAAGACTATTGCTTTCATGTTTATCATGGCGCTCAGCCTAAGATACCGTATCCAAACCATATCAAATGGTCTGGTTTCAGTCGTGAAGGATTTAAACAAAAACTGTCAACATGCGGTGGTGTCATAGGCAGTGCTGGATTTGAGCTTGCTAGTGAGGCCCTAGCGCTAGGTAAGAAGCTGTTGGTTAAGCCCTTGCACGGTCAATTTGAGCAATTATCTAATGTTGCTGCATTGGAGCTACTCGGTGCTGCTGAAACGATGGCATTTTTGGATTGCGAATCTTTACGTCGCTGGTTAAAGTCTGCAGCACCTCAGGCTATTCACTATCCCCAAGTCGGAGATGCGTTAGTCAAATGGCTTCTTGCCGGTGACTGGCATTCAGGAGACAAGCTGTGTCGTCAATTATGGAATGAAGTTGATTTGCCTCAAAGTTGGCGCAAGAAGAACCCTTAG